One Candidatus Rhabdochlamydia sp. T3358 genomic window carries:
- a CDS encoding type II toxin-antitoxin system YafQ family toxin — protein MLELGYSNRIKKDLKKFQYKKEVIKEFNGVIKLLSEKKKLPEKYLDHALSGNYYGYRECHVKPDVLLVYRVNLAEKVLYLARIGSHSELF, from the coding sequence ATGCTTGAACTTGGTTATAGCAATCGAATTAAAAAAGACTTAAAGAAATTCCAATATAAAAAAGAAGTCATTAAGGAATTCAATGGAGTCATAAAGCTGCTTTCAGAAAAAAAGAAATTACCTGAAAAATACTTAGACCATGCTTTATCTGGAAATTATTACGGATACAGGGAATGCCATGTTAAACCCGATGTATTACTCGTTTATAGAGTAAATTTAGCTGAAAAAGTTCTTTATTTAGCTCGAATAGGTTCTCATTCAGAGCTTTTCTAA